The DNA region CCACCGGCTTGGGCCGGTTGCGCGCCGCCTTGTCCTCGGCGGGCATCATCAGGCGGGCGAAGGCCACCGGGTTCAGCGGTGTCAGCCCCTCGGCCACCTTGGAGGAAACGCTGGCGTTGCAGAAAGCCATGCGCGAACGGTGCGCGGTGCCGAGCAGGCTGCCCAGCCGACGCGCCATGTCGAGCCGGGTGATCAGCATCCGCCGCACGCCCAGCGCCTTGAAGGATTGGGCGATGTCGGCGGCTTCCATGGCGTCCAGCCCGGCGGGGAGCACGAGTATCGGCTCGGCCACCCCGGCGGACAGCAGGGCCTTGAGGTCGGCCATGTCTTCCCGGTTGTAGGGGTTGCGTCCGGCGGTGTCCACCAGGACGACGTCGGCGCCGCGGCTGACCTCGAACGCGCCCGCGAGCGCGTCGGGGTCCTCCACCGTCGCCAGTTTGATTTTCATCAGACGCGTGAAGGCGGCCAACTGTTCCATGCCGCCGGCGCGAACCGTGTCGGTGGTGATCACGCCGACCGAGCGTTTGCGGAACACCGCCTGGGCGGCCAGCTTGGCGACGATCAGCGTCTTGCCGCTGCCCGGCGGGCCGACCAGGATCAGCGGCTTGTTGCCGCCGCGCCGGTCCTGCAGCGGGCTGAAGGTGAACATGGAGTCGAGCGCTGCGCCCAGCGCCAGCGCGGGGTCGTCGGTGTCCAGCCCGGCGGCGGCGTCGATCAGCTGCTCGGCCAGGGCCGCGGGCACGCCGTGGCGGTGCAGCACGTCGGCCACCACCTCGCCCACGTCGATCTCCGGCTCCTCCTCGACCACCACCACGGGGCGGGCGGTCCGCGTCGGCTGGGCCGTGCGCGCCTGCGCCATCAGCAGATCGTCGTCCTCCACCGCCGCGGTCACGCGAACGCCGCCGCCGTCCTCCTCGCGCGTGGCGACGATGATGGCATCGTCGCCCAGCGTCTGGCGGACCATGCGCATGGCTTCGGACATGGACTTGGCGTGGAACGACTTCAGCCGCATCGGCTCGCTCCCCGCCCGTCACACTGGTTCGTCATGGCCTGCATCAGATCTGCCCCAGGGTCTTGATCCGCGCCTTGGGATGGATCTCGTTCTGCGACATCACCACGGTGGCCGGCCGGAACCGCTCGACGATCGAGCGGACGAAGGGACGGATCAGGGGGCTGGTCAACAGGACGGGGGTCTCGCCCATCATGGCGTGTCGCTCGAAGGTTTGGCGGACCGAAGTGATGAATTGCTGAAGCCGGCTCGGCGCCATCGTCAGTTGCCGGTCGTCGCCATCACCCACCAGCGATTCCGCGAACGCCTGCTCCCACTCGGGGGACAGGGTGACGAGCGGGATGACTCCCATCTCGTTGATGTTCGCGTCGCAGATCTGCCGCGCCAGGCGCGTGCGCACATGCTCGGTGATCTGCGTGATGCTGCGGGTTTGGCTTGCCGCCTCGGACACGCCCTCCAGAATGGTGGCAAGATCGCGTACCGAAACCCGTTCTGCAAGCAGGTTCTGCAACACCCGTTGCAATCCGCCCACAGTGATCTGCGCCGGCACCACGTCGGCGATCAGCTTCTGGTGCTCCTTGTCCAGCTCGTCCAGCAGCTTCTGGGTCTCGGTGAAGGACAGCAGCTCCGGCATGTTGTCCTTGATGAGTTCGGTCAGATGCGTGGTGATGACCGTGGACGGATCGACCACCGTGTAGCCCTTGAACAGCGCCTCCTCGCGATAGCCCGGCTCGATCCAGATGGCCGGCAGGCCGAAGGTCGGCTCCACCGTCTGCTCGCCGGGCAGGCTCATCGCCTCGCCGCGCGGGTCCATGACCAGAAGCATGTTCGGGCGGATGTCGCCGCGCCCCGCCTCGATCTCCTTGACGCGGATGATGTAGGCGTTGGGCGGAAGCTGCAGGTTGTCCTGGATGCGCACCGCCGGCATGACGAATCCGACCTCGCCGGCGATCTGGCGGCGCAGCCCCTTGATCTGGTCGGTCAGCCGGTGGCTGCCCGCCTGCGGCTGGTTGATCAGCGACAGCAGGCCGTAGCCCAGCTCCAGCCGGATCAGGTCGATGGCCAGCGCCGTGGCGATCGGCTCGTCGGCCACCGGGGCGGCCCCGCCGCCCGGCCCGCCCATGCCCGCGGCCTCGGCGGCGGCGGCCTCCGCCTCCTCCGCCTCCTTCTTGGCGCGCAGCTTCGGCAAATACCAGGCGGCGGCCCCGACGGCGGCGACCACCGGCAGGAAGGGCAGCATCGGCATGCCCGGCATCAGGGCGAGCAGGCCGATGGCGCCCGCCGACAGGCCGAGCGCGCTGACGTGGTTGGTGAGCTGGCCGACCACCGCCTTGTCGGTGGACCCGCCGGTGCCGGCCTTCGACACCAGGAAGCCGGCGGAGATGGAGATGACCAGCGCCGGGATCTGCGAGACGAGGCCGTCGCCGATGGTCAGCTTGGTGAAGGTGTCCAGCGCCTGCATGATCGGCATGTCGTAGCGCAGGACCGCCAGCGACACGCCGCCGATGATGTTGATGAACATGATCATCAGGCCGGCGACGGCGTCGCCCTTCACGAACTTCGACGCACCGTCCATGGAGCCGAAGAAGGCGCTTTCGTCCTCCAGTTCCTTGCGCTTGGCGCGGGCGGTGGTCTCGTCGATCATGCCGGCGGACAGGTCGGCGTCGATGGCCATCTGCTTGCCGGGCATGGCGTCCAGGGTGAAGCGCGCCGCCACTTCGGCGATGCGGCCCGAACCGGCGGTGATGACCTTGAAGTTCACGATCGTCAGGATCGCGTAGACGATCACGCCGATGATGAAGTCGCCGCCCATGACGAAGCCGGCGAAGGCCTCGATCACATGGCCCGCCGCCGCCGTGCCTTCATGACCCTGCGTCAGGATCAGGCGTGTGGAGGCCATGTTCAGAGACAGGCGCAGCAGCGTGGTGATGAGCAGGATCGTCGGGTAGGCCGACAGCTCCAGCGGCTTCTCGATGAACAGCACCACCATCAGGATCAGGACCGAGATGGTGACGTTCAGCCCGAGCATCATGTCGAGCAGCATCGGTGGCAGCGGCAGGATCAGCCCGACGACGATCAGCATGATGCCGGCCGCCATCACGATGTCGCCGCGCTTCAGCGCCCCCTTGGCGACGGCCACCATGTCGGTCAGCGCGGTCATGTTGCCGCCGCCGCCCGCTCGCGCCCCCGGATTGTGTTCGGTCAGTGCCATGCCGCCGCTCCTCCGCCTTTCCCCCGATCAGCGGATCAGTAGGCCGCCCGTTCCTCGGCACCCGGCGGCGGCACCGGCACGCCTTCCTCGCTGTACTGCTTCAGCTTGTTGCGCAGCGTCCGGATCGAGATGCCCAGGATGTTCGCCGCGTGGGTGCGGTTGCCCAGGCAGTGCGACAGCGTGCCGATGATCAGGTCGCGCTCGACCTCCGCCACCGTGCGGCCGACGAGACCCTGGACGGCGGGGGCGCCGGGCGCCGCCGCTCCGGCGTTGCCATAGGACGACGCTCCGGCGTTGCCGTAGGCCGCGGCCCCCGCGGCGTGACCCGGAGGCGGCGCGTAGGAGGTCGGGTAGCCGGGCGCCGGCTGCCCATAGCCGCGCGGCGCCTGCGGCACCGTGCCGCCCGGCCCGGCGAAGGGGTTGGCGACCGGCGAGTTGGTCGGGATCGACGCCTGCGCCGACCCTTCCGGGGCGAGCATCTGGCTGGTCAGCATGATCGAGTCCGGCCCGACCGTCTCCGATTTGGAGAGCAGGACGGCGCGGTGCATGGTGTTTTCCAGCTCGCGCACGTTGCCGCGCCAGTGGTGGGCGCGCAGCATCATGAGCGCGTCGTCCGACAGCCGCTTCTCGCCCAGCCCGTTGGCCTGCGCGTATTTCTTCAGGAAATGGTCGGCGATCATCGGGATATCGGCCGGCCGTTCGCGCAGGGACGGGATGGCGACGCTGAAGACGTTCAGCCGGAAATAGAGGTCCTCGCGGAAGTTGCCGGCGCGGACTTCGTTTTCCAGGTTGCGGTTGGAGGTGGCGATCAGGCGGACGTTGACCTTCACCGGCTGGGACGAGCCGATGCGGTCGATCTCCTTCTCCTGGATGGCGCGCAGCAGCTTGGCCTGGAGCCGCGGGTGCATCTCCGACAGCTCGTCGAGCAGCAGGGTGCCGCCGTTGGCCTCCTCGAAGCGGCCGAGCCGGCGGGCGACGGCGCCGGTGAAGGCGCCCTTCTCATGGCCGAACAGCTCCGATTCCAGAAGGTTTTCCGGGATGGCCGCGCAGTTCACCGCGACGAAGGGCGCGTCGGAGCGCCGGCTCTTGCGGTGGATGTAGCGGGCCATCAGCTCCTTGCCGGTGCCGCTCTCGCCGGTGA from Azospirillum brasilense includes:
- a CDS encoding GTPase, producing MRLKSFHAKSMSEAMRMVRQTLGDDAIIVATREEDGGGVRVTAAVEDDDLLMAQARTAQPTRTARPVVVVEEEPEIDVGEVVADVLHRHGVPAALAEQLIDAAAGLDTDDPALALGAALDSMFTFSPLQDRRGGNKPLILVGPPGSGKTLIVAKLAAQAVFRKRSVGVITTDTVRAGGMEQLAAFTRLMKIKLATVEDPDALAGAFEVSRGADVVLVDTAGRNPYNREDMADLKALLSAGVAEPILVLPAGLDAMEAADIAQSFKALGVRRMLITRLDMARRLGSLLGTAHRSRMAFCNASVSSKVAEGLTPLNPVAFARLMMPAEDKAARNRPKPVAPAKTKAVRSSSRTIP
- the flhA gene encoding flagellar biosynthesis protein FlhA, translating into MALTEHNPGARAGGGGNMTALTDMVAVAKGALKRGDIVMAAGIMLIVVGLILPLPPMLLDMMLGLNVTISVLILMVVLFIEKPLELSAYPTILLITTLLRLSLNMASTRLILTQGHEGTAAAGHVIEAFAGFVMGGDFIIGVIVYAILTIVNFKVITAGSGRIAEVAARFTLDAMPGKQMAIDADLSAGMIDETTARAKRKELEDESAFFGSMDGASKFVKGDAVAGLMIMFINIIGGVSLAVLRYDMPIMQALDTFTKLTIGDGLVSQIPALVISISAGFLVSKAGTGGSTDKAVVGQLTNHVSALGLSAGAIGLLALMPGMPMLPFLPVVAAVGAAAWYLPKLRAKKEAEEAEAAAAEAAGMGGPGGGAAPVADEPIATALAIDLIRLELGYGLLSLINQPQAGSHRLTDQIKGLRRQIAGEVGFVMPAVRIQDNLQLPPNAYIIRVKEIEAGRGDIRPNMLLVMDPRGEAMSLPGEQTVEPTFGLPAIWIEPGYREEALFKGYTVVDPSTVITTHLTELIKDNMPELLSFTETQKLLDELDKEHQKLIADVVPAQITVGGLQRVLQNLLAERVSVRDLATILEGVSEAASQTRSITQITEHVRTRLARQICDANINEMGVIPLVTLSPEWEQAFAESLVGDGDDRQLTMAPSRLQQFITSVRQTFERHAMMGETPVLLTSPLIRPFVRSIVERFRPATVVMSQNEIHPKARIKTLGQI
- a CDS encoding sigma-54-dependent transcriptional regulator; this encodes MRLLIVGTLEGYITAAGKIAMQRGAKVSHTDSIEGALNALRAAAGADLVMIDVKLDIATFIESLKAERITIPVVACGIGTDAAAAVKAIRAGAKEYIPLPPDAELIAAVLEAVAEESHAIVCQDPAMLATLRLADQVAPSDASVLITGESGTGKELMARYIHRKSRRSDAPFVAVNCAAIPENLLESELFGHEKGAFTGAVARRLGRFEEANGGTLLLDELSEMHPRLQAKLLRAIQEKEIDRIGSSQPVKVNVRLIATSNRNLENEVRAGNFREDLYFRLNVFSVAIPSLRERPADIPMIADHFLKKYAQANGLGEKRLSDDALMMLRAHHWRGNVRELENTMHRAVLLSKSETVGPDSIMLTSQMLAPEGSAQASIPTNSPVANPFAGPGGTVPQAPRGYGQPAPGYPTSYAPPPGHAAGAAAYGNAGASSYGNAGAAAPGAPAVQGLVGRTVAEVERDLIIGTLSHCLGNRTHAANILGISIRTLRNKLKQYSEEGVPVPPPGAEERAAY